In one window of Frigoriglobus tundricola DNA:
- a CDS encoding S-layer family protein, with product MLNSSRVADILTAKVRQLITKRRDKRARKKSPDRDRRVALALTSLEDREVYSLSPISWVAAAGVLSFSGTGNDLVTVQVHNGNSNQIDVVDGGVTQSFTATASEINTIVFAGGTGTNELTLVNITTTPNLAVSLSAVQQFDITSTTTGQTVYVVETDGTALTLEGPSAVAGNVSISTAGNITQAAAWTVNGTAAFATSNGSITLTQANGFGGAVSLTEAGTNGTVALTNNKALVLGAVNVAGPLTVTAAGNITQAANTALVTAANASFSATNGSIGLTGSNALTGNVTLTNTGAGTNVVLHNNAALQFASVNVTGNLSVTANGALTQAANTTITAAGTAAFTSNGAITFTGMNSFDAAVALVSSGANYAVNLTNNQALALGAVNVAGPLTIVSHGNLTQAANTTIIAAANATFTANGTVTLTGANAFGGNVVLTNAGTGNTALNNNRALALGAVNAAGALSVSANGSITQATNAAIVTTGNAAFSATNGAITLTSAANVFGGNLGLGDVGNGTVTVNYNGALALGTVNVSGPLSIVSAGSLTQATNATLTTGNASFTATNGSIALTNTRNAFNGTVALTNGGANNALAVTNNQALTLGAVNASGPLSVTANGNVTQAANTGIVTAGNASFSATNGAIALTSAANAFGGNLALSDVGANNVTVNYNGSLALGAVNVTGPLSVTANGNVTQATGTGVIVSGNAAFGATNGSITLTNTGNAFNGSVGLTNTGANTTVALANNKALSLGAVNVTGALSVTAAGNITQAANAVIAASGNASFSATNGSLVLTDANQFSGNVSLTNTGANTAVGLTNNHALSLGAVNVTGPLAVNVTGAITQASNASVVTSGNASFAASNGAITLSSAGNAFGGNLGLTNTGGSNNVTVSYNGALSLGAVNVAGPLSVTATGNLTQAANTAVVASGNASLTSNGSIALGTETIGGNLAVSAGVNVTQAANTAVSVAGTATLAANGTISLGGANAFNGTVALTNLGTGNATLANNKALTLGAVNVAGPLSVTTTGNLSQAASTGVITGGNASFGANGAITLSSTTNHFGGNVSLSDATAGNITLGYNGSLSFGAVNVAGPLLVTASGGISQASGTGIVVSGNASFTASNGSIALTNAGNAFNGTVTLTDTVANTTVGLTNNKALSLGAVNVTGPLTVAATGNITQAANTVIVAGANASFTATNGAISLTAGNNQFGGNVALANTGSNNVALTNNAALSLGAVNVTGPLSVTANGNVTQATGAAIVTSGNVSVTASNGAITLSNAGNAFGGSLSLTDAGASNNVTVNYNHALSLGAVNVTGALSVTAAGNITQAANAVIAASGNASFSATNGSLVLTDANQFSGNVSLTNTGANTAVGLTNNHALSLGAVNVTGPLAVNVTGAITQASNASVVTSGNASFAASNGAITLSSAGNAFGGNLGLTNTGGSNNVTVSYNGALSLGAVNVAGPLSVTATGNLTQAANTAVAANGTVSLTSNGSIALGVLGVGGNLTVSAGVNVTQAANTAVTVAGTATLAANGTISLGGANAFNGTVALTNLGTGNATLANNKALTLGAVNVAGPLSVTTTGNLSQAASTGVITGGNASFGANGAITLSSTTNHFGGNVSLSDATAGNITLGYNGSLSFGAVNVAGPLLVTASGGISQASGTGIVVSGNASFTASNGSIALTNAGNAFNGTVTLTDTVANTTVGLTNNKALSLGAVNVTGPLTVAATGNITQAANTVIVAGANASFTATNGAISLTAGNNQFGGNVALANTGSNNVALTNNAALSLGAVNVTGPLSVTANGNVTQATGAAIVTSGNVSVTASNGAITLSNAGNAFGGSLSLTDAGASNNVTVNYNHALSLGAVNVTGALSVTAAGNITQAANAVIAASGNASFSATNGSLVLTDANQFSGNVSLTNTGANTAVGLTNNHALSLGAVNVTGPLAVNVTGAITQASNASVVTSGNASFAASNGAITLSSAGNAFGGNLGLTNTGGSNNVTVSYNGALSLGAVNVAGPLSVTATGNLTQAANTAVAANGTVSLTSNGSIALGVLGVGGNLTVSAGVNVTQAANTAVTVAGTATLAANGTISLGGANAFNGTVALTNLGTGNATLANNKALTLGAVNVAGPLSVTTTGNLSQAASTGVITGGNASFGANGAITLSSTTNHFGGNVSLSDATAGNITLGYNGSLSFGAVNVAGPLLVTASGGISQASGTGIVVSGNASFTASNGSIALTNAGNAFNGTVTLTDTVANTTVGLTNNKALSLGAVNVTGPLTVAATGNITQAANTAIVTAGGASFSATNGAITLTNTGNQFGGNVALANTGSNNVALTNNAALALGVVNVATGSLTIRAAGNITQATGTTITVGGTSAFNATTGSINLSAANAFNGAVSLGATGTNAVTLTNNRTLVLGNVSVGTGNLTIAATNGNVTRAANVTLSWCGQSSITAPNGTVTL from the coding sequence GTGTTGAACTCTTCCCGCGTCGCAGACATCCTGACCGCCAAAGTTCGCCAGCTCATCACCAAGCGGCGCGACAAGCGCGCGCGAAAAAAGTCCCCCGACCGCGACCGCCGCGTTGCGCTCGCCCTCACGAGCCTCGAGGACCGGGAGGTCTACAGTCTCAGCCCGATCAGTTGGGTCGCCGCGGCCGGCGTGTTGAGTTTCAGCGGCACGGGCAACGACCTCGTGACCGTGCAGGTTCACAACGGGAACAGCAACCAGATCGATGTCGTTGACGGCGGGGTGACGCAGTCGTTCACCGCCACCGCCAGCGAAATCAACACTATCGTCTTCGCCGGCGGTACCGGGACCAACGAGCTCACGCTGGTCAACATCACCACCACCCCGAACCTCGCCGTCTCGCTCAGCGCCGTCCAACAGTTCGACATCACCTCCACCACCACCGGACAGACCGTCTACGTGGTGGAAACCGACGGCACCGCTCTGACCCTGGAAGGCCCGTCCGCGGTGGCGGGTAACGTGTCGATCTCGACCGCCGGGAACATCACCCAGGCCGCGGCGTGGACCGTGAACGGGACGGCGGCGTTCGCGACGTCGAACGGGTCCATCACCCTCACCCAGGCCAACGGGTTCGGCGGAGCCGTCTCGCTGACCGAGGCCGGGACCAACGGGACCGTCGCCCTGACCAACAACAAGGCCCTGGTGCTGGGCGCGGTGAACGTGGCCGGCCCGCTGACGGTGACCGCCGCCGGAAACATCACGCAGGCCGCCAACACCGCCCTCGTCACCGCCGCCAACGCCTCCTTCAGCGCGACCAACGGGTCGATCGGGCTGACCGGGTCGAACGCGCTGACCGGAAACGTGACCCTGACCAACACCGGGGCGGGCACCAACGTGGTGCTGCACAACAACGCGGCGCTCCAGTTCGCGAGCGTGAACGTGACGGGCAACCTGTCGGTGACGGCCAACGGGGCGCTCACCCAGGCGGCCAACACGACCATCACCGCCGCCGGCACGGCGGCGTTCACGAGCAACGGGGCGATCACCTTCACCGGGATGAACTCGTTCGACGCCGCGGTCGCACTGGTGAGCAGCGGGGCGAACTACGCCGTCAACCTGACCAACAACCAGGCCCTGGCGCTGGGCGCGGTGAACGTGGCCGGGCCGCTCACGATCGTCTCGCACGGGAACCTGACCCAGGCGGCCAACACGACCATCATCGCCGCCGCGAACGCGACCTTCACCGCCAACGGGACGGTCACCCTGACCGGGGCGAACGCCTTCGGCGGGAACGTCGTGCTGACCAACGCCGGGACCGGGAACACCGCGCTGAACAACAACCGGGCGCTGGCGCTCGGCGCGGTGAACGCGGCCGGGGCGCTGTCGGTCTCGGCCAACGGGAGCATCACCCAGGCGACCAACGCCGCCATCGTCACCACCGGGAACGCCGCGTTCTCGGCGACCAACGGGGCCATCACCCTCACCAGCGCCGCGAACGTGTTCGGCGGGAACCTGGGACTGGGCGACGTGGGTAACGGGACCGTTACCGTCAACTACAACGGGGCCCTGGCGCTCGGCACGGTCAACGTGTCGGGGCCGCTGTCGATCGTGTCGGCCGGGAGCCTGACCCAGGCCACCAACGCGACCCTCACCACCGGGAACGCGTCCTTTACGGCCACCAACGGGTCGATCGCCCTGACCAACACCCGGAACGCGTTCAACGGGACCGTCGCCCTGACCAACGGCGGGGCCAACAACGCCCTCGCCGTGACCAACAATCAGGCGCTGACGCTCGGTGCGGTGAACGCGTCCGGGCCGCTGTCGGTGACGGCGAACGGGAACGTCACGCAGGCCGCCAACACGGGGATCGTCACGGCGGGCAACGCGTCGTTCAGTGCGACCAACGGAGCGATCGCCCTCACCAGCGCCGCGAACGCGTTCGGCGGGAACCTGGCTCTGTCCGACGTCGGGGCGAACAACGTCACCGTGAACTACAACGGCTCACTGGCACTGGGCGCGGTGAACGTGACGGGCCCGCTGTCGGTGACGGCGAACGGGAACGTGACGCAGGCGACCGGGACCGGGGTCATCGTGTCGGGGAACGCGGCGTTCGGTGCGACCAACGGCTCGATCACGCTGACGAACACGGGGAACGCGTTCAACGGCAGCGTGGGCCTGACGAACACGGGGGCCAACACGACCGTCGCCCTGGCCAACAACAAGGCCCTGTCGCTGGGCGCGGTGAACGTGACCGGGGCGCTGTCGGTGACGGCGGCGGGCAACATCACGCAGGCGGCGAACGCGGTGATCGCGGCGAGCGGGAACGCGTCGTTCAGTGCGACGAACGGTTCGCTCGTGCTGACGGACGCGAACCAGTTCAGCGGGAACGTGTCGCTGACGAACACGGGCGCGAACACGGCGGTGGGCCTGACGAACAACCACGCGCTGTCGCTGGGCGCGGTGAACGTGACGGGCCCGCTGGCGGTGAACGTGACGGGCGCGATCACGCAGGCGTCGAACGCGTCGGTGGTGACGTCGGGGAACGCGTCGTTCGCGGCGTCGAACGGCGCGATCACGCTGTCGAGCGCGGGGAACGCGTTCGGTGGGAACCTGGGCCTGACGAACACGGGCGGTTCGAACAACGTGACGGTGAGCTACAACGGTGCGCTGTCCCTGGGGGCGGTGAACGTGGCGGGCCCGCTGTCGGTGACGGCGACGGGGAACCTGACCCAGGCCGCGAACACGGCGGTGGTCGCGTCGGGTAACGCGTCCCTGACGTCGAACGGGTCGATCGCACTGGGTACGGAGACGATCGGCGGGAACTTGGCGGTGTCGGCGGGCGTGAACGTGACGCAGGCGGCGAACACGGCGGTGTCGGTGGCGGGTACCGCGACGCTGGCGGCGAACGGTACGATCAGCCTGGGCGGTGCGAACGCGTTCAACGGGACGGTGGCCCTGACGAACCTGGGCACGGGCAACGCGACGCTGGCCAACAACAAGGCGCTGACCCTGGGCGCGGTGAACGTGGCGGGTCCGCTGTCGGTGACGACGACGGGGAACCTGTCGCAGGCGGCGAGCACGGGTGTGATCACGGGTGGGAACGCGTCGTTCGGTGCCAACGGTGCGATCACGCTGTCGAGCACGACGAACCACTTCGGCGGGAACGTGTCGCTGAGCGACGCGACGGCGGGTAACATCACGCTGGGCTACAACGGCTCGCTGTCGTTCGGTGCGGTGAACGTGGCGGGCCCGCTGCTGGTGACGGCGTCGGGCGGGATCAGCCAGGCGTCGGGCACGGGGATCGTGGTGTCGGGGAACGCGTCGTTCACGGCGTCGAACGGTTCGATCGCGCTGACGAACGCGGGCAACGCGTTCAACGGCACGGTGACGCTGACGGACACGGTGGCGAACACGACGGTGGGCCTGACGAACAACAAGGCGCTGTCTCTGGGCGCGGTGAACGTGACGGGCCCGCTGACGGTGGCGGCGACGGGGAACATCACGCAGGCGGCCAACACGGTGATCGTGGCGGGGGCCAACGCGTCCTTTACGGCGACCAACGGTGCGATCAGCCTGACGGCGGGGAACAACCAGTTCGGCGGGAACGTGGCGCTGGCGAACACGGGCTCCAACAACGTGGCCCTGACCAACAACGCGGCCCTGTCCCTGGGTGCGGTGAACGTGACGGGCCCGCTGTCGGTGACGGCGAACGGGAACGTGACGCAGGCGACGGGCGCGGCGATCGTGACGTCGGGCAACGTGTCGGTGACGGCGTCGAACGGCGCGATCACGCTGTCGAACGCGGGGAACGCGTTCGGCGGGAGCCTGTCGCTGACGGACGCGGGCGCGTCGAACAACGTGACGGTGAACTACAACCACGCGCTGTCGCTGGGCGCGGTGAACGTGACCGGGGCGCTGTCGGTGACGGCGGCGGGCAACATCACGCAGGCGGCGAACGCGGTGATCGCGGCGAGCGGGAACGCGTCGTTCAGTGCGACGAACGGTTCGCTCGTGCTGACGGACGCGAACCAGTTCAGCGGGAACGTGTCGCTGACGAACACGGGCGCGAACACGGCGGTGGGCCTGACGAACAACCACGCGCTGTCGCTGGGCGCGGTGAACGTGACGGGCCCGCTGGCGGTGAACGTGACGGGCGCGATCACGCAGGCGTCGAACGCGTCGGTGGTGACGTCGGGGAACGCGTCGTTCGCGGCGTCGAACGGCGCGATCACGCTGTCGAGCGCGGGGAACGCGTTCGGTGGGAACCTGGGCCTGACGAACACGGGCGGTTCGAACAACGTGACGGTGAGCTACAACGGTGCGCTGTCCCTGGGGGCGGTGAACGTGGCGGGCCCGCTGTCGGTGACGGCGACGGGGAACCTGACCCAGGCCGCGAACACGGCGGTCGCGGCGAACGGGACCGTGTCGCTGACGTCGAACGGGTCGATCGCACTGGGCGTGTTGGGCGTGGGCGGGAACCTGACGGTGTCGGCGGGCGTGAACGTGACGCAGGCGGCGAACACGGCGGTGACGGTGGCGGGTACCGCGACGCTGGCGGCGAACGGTACGATCAGCCTGGGCGGTGCGAACGCGTTCAACGGGACGGTGGCCCTGACGAACCTGGGCACGGGCAACGCGACGCTGGCCAACAACAAGGCGCTGACCCTGGGCGCGGTGAACGTGGCGGGTCCGCTGTCGGTGACGACGACGGGGAACCTGTCGCAGGCGGCGAGCACGGGTGTGATCACGGGTGGGAACGCGTCGTTCGGTGCCAACGGTGCGATCACGCTGTCGAGCACGACGAACCACTTCGGCGGGAACGTGTCGCTGAGCGACGCGACGGCGGGTAACATCACGCTGGGCTACAACGGCTCGCTGTCGTTCGGTGCGGTGAACGTGGCGGGCCCGCTGCTGGTGACGGCGTCGGGCGGGATCAGCCAGGCGTCGGGCACGGGGATCGTGGTGTCGGGGAACGCGTCGTTCACGGCGTCGAACGGTTCGATCGCGCTGACGAACGCGGGCAACGCGTTCAACGGCACGGTGACGCTGACGGACACGGTGGCGAACACGACGGTGGGCCTGACGAACAACAAGGCGCTGTCTCTGGGCGCGGTGAACGTGACGGGCCCGCTGACGGTGGCGGCGACGGGGAACATCACGCAGGCGGCCAACACGGTGATCGTGGCGGGGGCCAACGCGTCCTTTACGGCGACCAACGGTGCGATCAGCCTGACGGCGGGGAACAACCAGTTCGGCGGGAACGTGGCGCTGGCGAACACGGGCTCCAACAACGTGGCCCTGACCAACAACGCGGCCCTGTCCCTGGGTGCGGTGAACGTGACGGGCCCGCTGTCGGTGACGGCGAACGGGAACGTGACGCAGGCGACGGGCGCGGCGATCGTGACGTCGGGCAACGTGTCGGTGACGGCGTCGAACGGCGCGATCACGCTGTCGAACGCGGGGAACGCGTTCGGCGGGAGCCTGTCGCTGACGGACGCGGGCGCGTCGAACAACGTGACGGTGAACTACAACCACGCGCTGTCGCTGGGCGCGGTGAACGTGACCGGGGCGCTGTCGGTGACGGCGGCGGGCAACATCACGCAGGCGGCGAACGCGGTGATCGCGGCGAGCGGGAACGCGTCGTTCAGTGCGACGAACGGTTCGCTCGTGCTGACGGACGCGAACCAGTTCAGCGGGAACGTGTCGCTGACGAACACGGGCGCGAACACGGCGGTGGGCCTGACGAACAACCACGCGCTGTCGCTGGGCGCGGTGAACGTGACGGGCCCGCTGGCGGTGAACGTGACGGGCGCGATCACGCAGGCGTCGAACGCGTCGGTGGTGACGTCGGGGAACGCGTCGTTCGCGGCGTCGAACGGCGCGATCACGCTGTCGAGCGCGGGGAACGCGTTCGGTGGGAACCTGGGCCTGACGAACACGGGCGGTTCGAACAACGTGACGGTGAGCTACAACGGTGCGCTGTCCCTGGGGGCGGTGAACGTGGCGGGCCCGCTGTCGGTGACGGCGACGGGGAACCTGACCCAGGCCGCGAACACGGCGGTCGCGGCGAACGGGACCGTGTCGCTGACGTCGAACGGGTCGATCGCACTGGGCGTGTTGGGCGTGGGCGGGAACCTGACGGTGTCGGCGGGCGTGAACGTGACGCAGGCGGCGAACACGGCGGTGACGGTGGCGGGTACCGCGACGCTGGCGGCGAACGGTACGATCAGCCTGGGCGGTGCGAACGCGTTCAACGGGACGGTGGCCCTGACGAACCTGGGCACGGGCAACGCGACGCTGGCCAACAACAAGGCGCTGACCCTGGGCGCGGTGAACGTGGCGGGTCCGCTGTCGGTGACGACGACGGGGAACCTGTCGCAGGCGGCGAGCACGGGTGTGATCACGGGTGGGAACGCGTCGTTCGGTGCCAACGGTGCGATCACGCTGTCGAGCACGACGAACCACTTCGGCGGGAACGTGTCGCTGAGCGACGCGACGGCGGGTAACATCACGCTGGGCTACAACGGCTCGCTGTCGTTCGGTGCGGTGAACGTGGCGGGCCCGCTGCTGGTGACGGCGTCGGGCGGGATCAGCCAGGCGTCGGGCACGGGGATCGTGGTGTCGGGGAACGCGTCGTTCACGGCGTCGAACGGTTCGATCGCGCTGACGAACGCGGGCAACGCGTTCAACGGCACGGTGACGCTGACGGACACGGTGGCGAACACGACGGTGGGCCTGACGAACAACAAGGCGCTGTCTCTGGGCGCGGTGAACGTGACGGGCCCGCTGACGGTGGCGGCGACGGGGAACATCACGCAGGCGGCCAACACGGCCATCGTCACCGCCGGCGGCGCTTCGTTCTCCGCCACCAACGGTGCGATCACGCTGACGAACACGGGCAACCAGTTCGGCGGGAACGTGGCGCTGGCGAACACGGGCTCCAACAACGTGGCCCTGACCAACAACGCGGCCCTGGCCCTGGGCGTGGTGAACGTCGCCACCGGGAGCCTGACGATCCGGGCGGCCGGGAACATCACCCAGGCGACCGGCACGACCATCACGGTCGGCGGGACGTCGGCCTTCAACGCCACCACCGGGTCGATCAACCTGTCGGCCGCGAACGCCTTCAACGGGGCCGTGTCGCTGGGGGCGACCGGGACGAACGCCGTTACGCTGACCAACAACCGGACGCTGGTTCTGGGGAACGTGAGCGTGGGCACCGGTAACCTGACGATCGCCGCGACCAACGGGAACGTCACCCGCGCGGCCAACGTGACCCTGAGCTGGTGCGGGCAGTCCAGCATCACCGCCCCGAACGGGACGGTGACCCTCTGA
- a CDS encoding glycosyltransferase family 2 protein, whose protein sequence is MVVPVYGRRQYLAQCLGSVLGQDPGPAEMEIVVVDDAGPEDLRGLVGELGRGRVAYHRNPSTLGLYPSTNAAIRRTRGRWVHVLHDDDWVLPGFYRTLRAGIEAAPAGVGVAFCMYTTHDERAGAAGAPAPFRTGPGLLGRDFLARLATANPLNLPAVVFRREAFETVGLFREDLPYTADWEWYVRSAPFVGWHHQPEALACYRVHATNQTHDLARTGRTARDIRRTLETFAAALPAEVAATVLPHARQHHARSFLAAARTAAAAGDGALAATLFREALATDPDAAARSEFTDLLQDPSLAALRHGVRADLLRRLG, encoded by the coding sequence GTGGTCGTCCCGGTGTACGGCCGGCGGCAGTACCTGGCCCAGTGCCTCGGTTCCGTTCTCGGCCAGGACCCCGGCCCGGCCGAGATGGAGATCGTGGTGGTCGACGACGCCGGCCCGGAGGACCTGCGCGGGCTCGTCGGGGAGCTGGGCCGGGGGCGGGTGGCGTACCACCGGAACCCGAGCACGCTCGGGCTGTACCCGAGTACCAACGCGGCGATCCGCCGGACCCGCGGCCGGTGGGTCCACGTCCTCCACGACGACGACTGGGTGCTGCCCGGCTTCTACCGGACCCTGCGCGCGGGGATCGAGGCCGCCCCGGCCGGGGTCGGGGTGGCGTTCTGCATGTACACGACCCACGACGAGCGGGCCGGGGCCGCCGGGGCGCCCGCGCCGTTCCGGACCGGGCCGGGGCTGCTCGGCCGGGACTTCCTGGCCCGGCTCGCGACCGCCAACCCGCTCAACCTCCCGGCGGTCGTGTTCCGCCGCGAGGCGTTCGAGACCGTCGGGCTGTTCCGCGAGGACCTGCCGTACACCGCCGACTGGGAGTGGTACGTCCGCAGCGCCCCGTTCGTCGGCTGGCACCACCAGCCGGAGGCGCTCGCGTGCTACCGGGTCCACGCGACCAACCAGACCCACGACCTGGCCCGGACCGGCCGCACCGCCCGCGACATCCGCCGCACGCTCGAAACGTTCGCCGCCGCCCTTCCTGCCGAGGTCGCCGCGACCGTCCTGCCGCACGCCCGCCAGCACCACGCCCGCAGCTTCCTGGCGGCGGCCCGCACCGCCGCCGCCGCGGGCGACGGCGCCCTGGCCGCGACCCTGTTCCGCGAGGCGCTGGCGACCGACCCGGACGCCGCCGCCCGGTCGGAGTTCACCGACCTGCTCCAGGACCCGTCCCTGGCGGCCCTGCGTCACGGGGTCCGCGCCGACCTGCTCCGGCGGCTCGGCTGA